TCTCTCCTTGGAGCGGGGGTGGCTCTCGTTTCATGGTTCCTTCTGGTGCCAGTTACGGGGTCTGTGGGTGTGATGGGGGGTCTTTTATTGGCGTATGCGACCATCCTTGCCGGCGTGGTTTATTACTCAAAGAGCTTGCTTGGGATCTCTCCCTATGTTTATCTTCCCCTCATTGCCGCACTGATTCTCCAGGCGAGTGTTTTCGTATCAAAGTACCTTCTCCTGATGGCGTTTGGAGTGTTCCTCTTTCTTGAGTTGCCAGTAGTCAGGTCTTTGCTTGAACTGATTCGTGGTGTTAGTTAAGTTTATAAGTTTTCGACGGTTTATACACTCTGCCACGGTGCGGGGGTTGCCGAGCCTGGTCAAAGGCGGTGGACTCAAGATCCACTCCCGCAGGGGTTCAGGGGTTCAAATCCCCTCCCCCGCACCACAGTTCCTTTTCAAGAACGTGTTCTGGCGCCTTTTGGAAAGTTCCCCACTTTGAAGGGTGTTGTTTGTTGAAAGAATTAAGCGGTGATAGGTTGCGCGCCTCCATATCAGGGGTCAAGATGGGGGTGTGAATTTTTGAATTCGGACTCAACGCAGAACAGGTTATGGCGGACCGGCGGGGATTCGAACCCCGGACCTGCGGCTTAGGAGGCCGCCGCCCTATCCTAGCTAGGCTACCGGTCCACTGCCCGCTATTCCCTCCAAGGGAAGGGTATTTAAAGTTTACGGTCTACTCGGGAGGGGGTGGGATACGGTGGACGAACTTGACCTAAGGATACTCTCACTGCTTCAGGAAAACGCCCGCCTGTCGTACCGTGAGATAGCGCGGGAGCTCAAAGTGGCCGTTGGAACCGTGTACAACCGCATCAAAAAGATGGAGGAGGAGGGTGTAATCAGGGGATTTGCCCCGATCCTTGACTACGAGAAGCTTGGCTTTGGGCTGACCGCGGTTATAGGTGTCAAGGCCCAGGGGAGGCGCATCCTGGATATAGAGCGCGAGATAGCCAAAAACGAAAGGGTAATGCTGGTCTACGACATAACCGGTGAGTTCGATATAGTCCTGGTGGCGAAGTTCAGGGACAGGGCAGACATGAACCGCTTCGTTAAGTGGCTGCTCTCTCTCGATGGGGTGGAAAAAACGAACACGAGCGTTGCGATGCAGGTGGTTAAAGAGGACACGAGGCTAAAGCTAACGGAGGACTAGAACCTCGTCCAGGAATCGCTTCGCAAAGTCGTCGAAGCTCTCAACCGGAAGGATGACTTCCTTCCCGTTGACTTTGCCCTCAAAAATCAGGTTTCTCGCCGTTATCTCCAGTATCTTTTTGAAGTCGGGGTTTTCCGCGATGGTGTTCCTGAGAACCCGCGTGAACTCTGCCTCCTCCGCGTGCCGCACCACTCCCTCTATGACCACCTCTTTCCCGCACTCTTCCTCGGTGCATCTGAATTTAAAAGGGAGGCCGGGTTCGACCTCCACCGGAATCGTCAGGCCGTCGGCGTTGTATATGAACACCTTCATGGGAATCACTCCAGCCTTATGAGGCTCTCCACGGGGATGCTGTACTCCTCACGCAGCCGCTCTATAACGTCCCCGACGCTTATGAGGAAGAACATCCCGACGGGCTTCGCCCCCGCCTGCCGGCACATCTCCAGGAGCGCCCTCTGCGTCTCGCCGCTCCTTATGACGTCGTCAACTATGAGGACGTTTTCGCCCTTCTTGAGGGCCCACTGCGGGAGGTACAGCGTCGTGACGCTTCCCGAGGCGCTCGGCACGTAGCTGACCTCGTAGAACTTCTCAACACCGACTTCCTTCTTCTTCTTGGCGTAGACAACATCGACGTTCAGCTCCCTCGCCACGTGGACGCCGAGGGCTATTCCGTCCGTTGCGGCTGTGAGGACCCTATCGACGTTCTTGTCCATGTACCTGCTCGCCACGTCCTCCGCTATGAGGCTCATCAGGGCCGTGTCGCTGAGGACGGGCATGTTGTCAAAGAACCCGTACTCGTCGAATTTTATCCTCTTCCTGACCTCCTCCTCTACGTTGATGTACGGGAGGAGCAGACTGAGGAGCTCCTTCGTTCTCTCGGCGCTCGGCAGGACCTTTCCCCTCACGTACCTGTTCAGCACGGTGATGGGGAGGCCGGTTATCTTGGAGAGCTCCTCGTAGGTGTAGGTCTTCTTGAGCAGTCTGAGCACCCTGACCAGTCTCAGCTTCTCCTGCACGGACTTCAGCTGACTCATGCTCTCACCTCCGGTGCCCCTGAATTAACAAGAAAATGTATAAATAGGTTTCGGTCACTCCCGGCTCTTCACAACTTTCCTGCGGTACTCTTCCACAACGTCGCCGTACTCCCTGAGGAGGAACCCCTTCGTCACGGGCTCCCCCTCGGGATGGTCGATGCCGGGGCAGAAGGAGTCCTGTTTGACGTAGATTTCCATCTTTTTTCCGTGCTTCACGAAGACGAATGGGTAGAGCCTGCACGCGAGGGGTCGGTGGTCGTAGATTTTGCAGCGCATGGTCTCGGGATCAAGGAAAACGCAGCCCCCGTCGAAGGGACGCTTTTTGAGGGCGTAGCTGAGGAACTTGTCCCCGCGGTAGAACATCTTATCGTAGTCCACGAATTCCCAGGCACTGTAGCCCAGTTCCTCTATCCTGGCTATATCCTC
The window above is part of the Thermococcus sp. JdF3 genome. Proteins encoded here:
- a CDS encoding phosphoribosyltransferase family protein translates to MSQLKSVQEKLRLVRVLRLLKKTYTYEELSKITGLPITVLNRYVRGKVLPSAERTKELLSLLLPYINVEEEVRKRIKFDEYGFFDNMPVLSDTALMSLIAEDVASRYMDKNVDRVLTAATDGIALGVHVARELNVDVVYAKKKKEVGVEKFYEVSYVPSASGSVTTLYLPQWALKKGENVLIVDDVIRSGETQRALLEMCRQAGAKPVGMFFLISVGDVIERLREEYSIPVESLIRLE
- a CDS encoding Lrp/AsnC family transcriptional regulator — translated: MDELDLRILSLLQENARLSYREIARELKVAVGTVYNRIKKMEEEGVIRGFAPILDYEKLGFGLTAVIGVKAQGRRILDIEREIAKNERVMLVYDITGEFDIVLVAKFRDRADMNRFVKWLLSLDGVEKTNTSVAMQVVKEDTRLKLTED
- a CDS encoding YkgJ family cysteine cluster protein → MERRWVATIDLETLEVEHDPTFKFKCLENCGKCCYELEIPIRDEDIARIEELGYSAWEFVDYDKMFYRGDKFLSYALKKRPFDGGCVFLDPETMRCKIYDHRPLACRLYPFVFVKHGKKMEIYVKQDSFCPGIDHPEGEPVTKGFLLREYGDVVEEYRRKVVKSRE